From Zingiber officinale cultivar Zhangliang chromosome 5B, Zo_v1.1, whole genome shotgun sequence, the proteins below share one genomic window:
- the LOC121986635 gene encoding uncharacterized protein LOC121986635, producing the protein MESLQLMLNKLKNVQSIEELDAKIQSMEFDLQHVTMPLKEEKKYIHDLKQLRQQRGQLTSNMGSITEMDEAFDQKEQIDERFNLLKKELDSLRTEVLRTEANANVARKKYDEEQKILRVLPQQFRDADALHQKAYGQWRELKNIVTERVDACSFSQTL; encoded by the exons ATGGAGTCACTCCAATTAATGTTAAACAAGCTGAAAAATGTACAGTCCATTGAGGAACTTGATGCCAAG ATACAATCAATGGAATTTGATCTTCAGCATGTAACCATGCCactgaaagaagaaaagaaatatattCATGATCTTAAACAGTTAAGGCAACAGCGAGGCCAACTCACTTCTAATATGGGCTCAATTACTGAAATGGATGAGGCATTTGATCAAAAGGAACAGATTGATGAGCGATTTAAT CTTTTGAAGAAGGAATTGGATTCTCTTAGAACTGAGGTGCTGCGAACTGAAGCAAATGCAAATGTTGCCAGGAAGAAGTATGATGAGGAACAAAAAATTTTGAGAGTTCTTCCTCAACAATTCAGGGATGCTGATGCTCTTCACCAAAAAGCATATGGACAATGGCGAGAACTTAAAAACATAGTAACTGAAAGG GTAGATGCCTGTAGTTTTAGCCAGACATTGTGA